A portion of the Sabethes cyaneus chromosome 3, idSabCyanKW18_F2, whole genome shotgun sequence genome contains these proteins:
- the LOC128744472 gene encoding BUB3-interacting and GLEBS motif-containing protein ZNF207 gives MGRKKKKASKPWCWYCNREFDDEKILVQHQKAKHFKCHICHKKLYTGPGLSIHCMQVHKESIDKVPNSLPNRSNIEIEIYGMEGIPPEDIREHEKQKNGGGNRSDSDDDEPAVKKTKPDVPVSQGLIMQNMMPPHMQPYGMNPMMAPMGHMPYMVPPGMPMMPPMLGGHPRPLFPAAASTTMTANPAINKATFPAYSSATISAPPTTNTANAASAASGDASKSSTVIPATGTTSKIIHPPEDLSLEEIRARKPQYHKKISLATQQLLQQKQQEKQQQHAAAAVAAATAAVQQQQQQQVQAQLKAFSSAAAVSGTNTIVTSHPAKDSRLLSPQEQAAVIAHAQAAAANHHQKQLEELNRAAMIQRFQAANAAAASAAASRPGVPIGMVPVSLNHQMQLMPPMMRQGLAIGPPGAALLGGNMLRPGPPQMGLGPGGLITQIPGMPAMSMMFPGPPMLPMLPPRFR, from the exons ATGGGTCGTAAAAAGAAGAAGGCATCAAAGCCATGGTGCTG GTACTGTAATCGTGAATTTGATGACGAGAAAATCCTGGTACAACATCAGAAGGCAAAACATTTTAAATGTCACATTTGCCACAAAAAACTCTACACCGGACCAGGGCTTTCGATTCACTGCATGCAGGTACATAAGGAATCGATCGATAAAGTTCCGAACTCGTTGCCAAATCGGTCCAACATCGAGATCGAAATCTACGGAATGGAGGGAATTCCCCCGGAAGATATTCGGGAAcatgaaaagcagaaaaacggcGGTGGCAACCGGTCGGACTCGGACGACGACGAGCCCGCTGTAAAGAAAACCAAGCCGGACG TTCCAGTTTCCCAAGGATTGATTATGCAAAATATGATGCCACCCCACATGCAGCCGTATGGAATGAATCCGATGATGGCACCAATGGGACACATGCCCTACATGGTTCCTCCCGGTATGCCCATGATGCCTCCGATGCTGGGCGGTCACCCAAGGCCTCTTTTCCCAGCAGCGGCTTCAACGACAATGACTGCTAATCCTGCAATCAACAAGGCAACCTTTCCTGCCTACAG TAGTGCCACAATCAGTGCACCCCCCACAACCAACACGGCCAATGCTGCTAGTGCGGCATCCGGCGATGCGTCTAAATCTTCCACTGTGATACCCGCCACGGGCACAACCTCAAAGATCATTCATCCACCGGAGGATCTCAGTTTGGAGGAAATTCGAGCCCGTAAGCCGCAGTACCACAAAAAGATTAGTCTTGCAACGCAGCAGTTGCTTCAGCAGAAACAACAGGAAAAACAGCAGCAACATGCCGCCGCGGCCGTCGCAGCAGCAACGGCAGCcgtacagcagcagcaacagcaacaggttCAAGCTCAGCTTAAAGCCTTCTCATCTGCCGCTGCCGTGAGTGGGACAAACACGATAGTGACCAGCCATCCGGCGAAGGACAGCCGATTGCTGTCTCCCCAAGAG CAAGCAGCTGTGATAGCGCACGCTCAGGCTGCCGCAGCGAATCACCACCAAAAACAGCTCGAGGAACTGAATCGGGCGGCGATGATCCAACGGTTTCAGGCAGCGAATGCAGCAGCCGCATCCGCTGCGGCGTCCAGGCCTGGAGTACCAATTGGAATG GTACCAGTCTCTCTGAACCATCAAATGCAGCTTATGCCACCGATGATGCGGCAGGGACTTGCCATCGGTCCCCCCGGAGCAGCTCTATTAGGCGGTAATATGCTCCGCCCTGGTCCCCCTCAAATGGGCCTCGGTCCAG